The following proteins are co-located in the Mycolicibacterium goodii genome:
- the kasA gene encoding 3-oxoacyl-ACP synthase KasA yields the protein MTRPSTANGGYPNVVVTAVTATTSIAPDIESTWKGLLAGESGIRVLEDEFVTKWDLPVRIGGHLVDNIDDHMTRLDMRRMSYVQRMSKFLSKQLWESAGSPEVDPDRFAVVVGTGLGGGEKIVETYDAMNEGGPRKVSPLAVQMIMPNGAAAVVGLELGARAGVITPVSACSSGSEAIAHAWRQIVMGDADFAVCGGVEGGIEALPIAAFSMMRAMSTRNEDPQGASRPFDKDRDGFVFGEAGAMMIIETEEHAKARGAKPLARLLGAGITSDAFHMVAPAADGLRAGQAMKRAMETAGLDPKDIDHVNAHATATPIGDTAEANAIRVAGVEHAAVYAPKSALGHSIGAVGALESALTVLALRDGVIPPTLNYETPDPEIDLDIVAGEPRYGEYKYAINNSFGFGGHNVALAFGRY from the coding sequence GTGACCAGGCCTTCCACTGCCAACGGCGGTTACCCCAATGTGGTGGTAACCGCCGTCACGGCGACGACGTCGATCGCGCCGGACATCGAGAGCACGTGGAAGGGCCTGCTGGCCGGCGAGAGCGGTATCCGCGTCCTCGAAGATGAGTTCGTCACCAAGTGGGACCTGCCGGTGCGGATCGGCGGGCACCTGGTCGACAACATCGACGATCACATGACTCGTCTGGACATGCGCCGCATGTCCTACGTCCAGCGCATGTCGAAGTTCCTCAGCAAGCAGCTGTGGGAGTCCGCAGGCTCGCCCGAGGTCGATCCGGACCGCTTCGCGGTCGTCGTCGGCACCGGGCTCGGCGGCGGCGAGAAGATCGTCGAGACCTACGACGCGATGAACGAGGGCGGGCCCCGCAAGGTGTCCCCGCTCGCGGTGCAGATGATCATGCCCAACGGCGCAGCAGCCGTCGTCGGGCTTGAGCTCGGCGCCCGCGCCGGTGTCATCACGCCGGTGTCGGCCTGTTCGTCGGGTTCTGAGGCCATCGCGCACGCGTGGCGTCAGATCGTCATGGGCGACGCCGATTTCGCGGTCTGCGGTGGTGTCGAAGGCGGTATCGAGGCGTTGCCGATCGCGGCGTTCTCGATGATGCGCGCGATGAGCACCCGCAACGAAGACCCGCAGGGCGCGTCGCGTCCGTTCGACAAGGACCGGGACGGATTCGTGTTCGGCGAGGCCGGCGCGATGATGATCATCGAGACCGAAGAGCACGCCAAGGCGCGCGGTGCCAAGCCGCTGGCGCGTCTGCTGGGGGCGGGCATCACGTCCGACGCGTTCCACATGGTGGCCCCGGCCGCCGACGGTCTGCGCGCCGGTCAGGCGATGAAGCGGGCGATGGAGACCGCGGGGCTCGACCCCAAGGACATCGACCACGTCAACGCCCACGCCACCGCCACCCCGATCGGGGACACCGCCGAGGCCAACGCCATCCGGGTTGCCGGTGTGGAACACGCCGCGGTGTACGCCCCGAAGTCCGCGCTCGGGCACTCCATCGGTGCGGTCGGTGCGCTGGAGTCGGCCCTTACGGTCCTGGCTCTCCGGGACGGCGTCATCCCTCCGACGCTCAACTACGAGACCCCTGATCCGGAGATCGATCTCGATATCGTTGCAGGCGAGCCTCGGTACGGCGAATACAAGTACGCCATCAACAACTCGTTCGGGTTCGGCGGCCACAATGTGGCTCTGGCGTTCGGACGTTACTGA
- a CDS encoding DUF2235 domain-containing protein codes for MVKRLVMCCDGTWNTPDQRTDGVPTPTNVAKVALGLASTDSWGTEQRLYYHRGVGTNRTDRLIGGAFGAGLFRAVRATYRFVIQNYEPGDELFFFGFSRGAFTARSTAGLIRNSGVLRRENIDQFARACALYRDRSSGSHPRGAEATLFRKMYSHEPRIRFIGVWDTVGALGIPMSGLRLVNLFNRRHKFHDTDLSSIVDEAYQALAIDERRGPFVPTIWSQSMPVPEKQVLEQVWFSGAHCDVGGGYLDHGLSDVALWWMLEKARGAGLELRRDAFRLDRSVGAPPAPADLVEDYTRIWPDPSREPHDSRTGLYRVLPAVTRRGGAGVRSNEYLASTVDRRKPPKGWWQGQPPLDDHADLVKKVDLPEVPSRMDRIDLAS; via the coding sequence ATGGTGAAGCGACTGGTGATGTGTTGCGACGGCACGTGGAACACACCCGATCAGAGAACAGATGGTGTACCCACGCCCACCAACGTCGCCAAGGTTGCGCTGGGGTTGGCGTCCACCGACAGCTGGGGCACCGAACAACGCCTGTACTACCACCGCGGCGTCGGCACCAATCGCACCGACCGCCTGATCGGAGGAGCGTTCGGCGCCGGGCTGTTCCGAGCGGTGCGCGCCACCTACCGCTTCGTCATCCAGAACTACGAACCGGGCGACGAACTGTTCTTCTTCGGATTCAGCCGGGGCGCCTTCACTGCACGCAGCACCGCGGGTCTGATCCGCAACTCCGGTGTGCTGCGCCGGGAGAACATCGATCAGTTCGCCCGGGCGTGCGCGCTGTACCGTGACCGCAGCAGCGGCAGCCACCCACGCGGCGCCGAGGCGACTCTGTTCCGCAAGATGTATTCACACGAACCCAGGATCCGGTTCATCGGCGTGTGGGACACCGTGGGCGCCCTGGGAATCCCGATGTCGGGCTTGCGGCTGGTGAACCTGTTCAACCGTCGACACAAGTTTCACGACACCGATTTGAGCTCGATCGTCGACGAGGCCTATCAAGCGCTCGCGATCGACGAACGGCGTGGACCGTTCGTGCCCACCATCTGGTCGCAGTCCATGCCGGTACCGGAAAAGCAAGTGCTCGAACAGGTCTGGTTCAGCGGCGCGCACTGCGACGTCGGAGGCGGATATCTGGACCACGGGCTCAGTGACGTCGCGCTGTGGTGGATGCTGGAAAAGGCGCGCGGCGCGGGGCTGGAGTTGCGCCGCGACGCCTTCCGGCTGGATCGGTCCGTCGGCGCGCCGCCTGCGCCCGCTGATCTTGTCGAGGACTACACCCGGATCTGGCCGGATCCGTCTCGTGAACCCCACGATTCGCGCACCGGGCTCTACCGGGTCCTGCCGGCGGTCACCCGCAGGGGCGGCGCGGGCGTCCGCAGCAACGAATACCTCGCCTCGACCGTCGACCGGCGCAAACCCCCGAAGGGGTGGTGGCAAGGGCAACCGCCCCTCGACGACCATGCGGACCTGGTGAAAAAGGTTGACCTTCCGGAAGTTCCGTCCCGCATGGACCGTATCGACCTCGCAAGTTGA
- a CDS encoding LysR family transcriptional regulator, translated as MADQIPDLRRLRHFVSVADAGSVTAAAELLHLSQQALSASIQQLEKQLGAALFHREGRRLRLTRAGEVLLTEGRPLLAAAHTVAARVERAAGGADEVFGIGHTPALSGMEAYKHVERAIIGFPEVSFTFRQFYPDGLVEAVLDGTVHLGLRRGVVPTSAVATAVLGFDRVRLALPREHRLAGKSVVDIGDVAGERIALWAPPGASYYSDFLMGACRRAGFEPDYVVSRVQGAATVAAPLTTDAIAFVTSPAGPAMDGRVVVVDLLPELLVGVQALWQRHTHSAVRDMLLAESRSS; from the coding sequence ATGGCCGACCAAATACCTGATCTTCGACGGTTGCGTCATTTTGTGTCGGTCGCCGACGCCGGGAGCGTCACCGCCGCGGCGGAGCTGCTTCACCTTAGCCAGCAGGCCCTCAGCGCCTCGATCCAGCAACTGGAAAAGCAGCTTGGCGCGGCGCTGTTTCACCGCGAGGGCCGTCGCCTGCGACTCACCCGCGCCGGCGAGGTGCTGCTGACCGAGGGACGCCCGTTGCTCGCCGCCGCCCACACCGTCGCCGCGCGCGTCGAGCGGGCCGCCGGCGGCGCCGACGAGGTCTTCGGCATCGGCCACACCCCCGCGCTCAGCGGCATGGAGGCCTACAAACACGTCGAACGGGCCATCATCGGTTTCCCCGAGGTCTCCTTCACGTTCCGGCAGTTCTACCCCGACGGGCTCGTCGAGGCGGTGCTCGACGGCACCGTGCACCTGGGGCTGCGCCGCGGCGTCGTGCCGACCAGTGCGGTCGCCACAGCGGTCCTTGGGTTCGACCGGGTCCGGCTCGCGCTGCCGCGTGAACACCGCCTCGCGGGCAAATCTGTCGTCGACATCGGCGACGTTGCCGGGGAACGTATCGCGTTGTGGGCGCCGCCCGGCGCGTCGTACTACAGCGACTTCCTCATGGGCGCATGCCGTCGCGCCGGTTTCGAACCCGACTACGTGGTCAGCCGGGTGCAGGGCGCGGCGACGGTGGCGGCCCCGCTGACCACCGATGCCATCGCGTTCGTCACCTCCCCCGCAGGCCCGGCGATGGACGGCCGCGTCGTCGTGGTCGATCTGCTGCCCGAACTGCTCGTCGGCGTGCAGGCGCTGTGGCAGCGCCACACCCACTCCGCGGTGCGCGACATGTTGCTCGCCGAAAGCCGGTCTTCTTGA
- a CDS encoding SDR family oxidoreductase — protein sequence MGKLEGKSAVVAAGAKNLGGLISTTLASRGVNVAVHYNSASTEADADATVAAVQDAGVKAVKVQGDLTVPANVEKLFDAAVDAFGGVDIAINTVGKVLRKPIAETTEAEYDSMFDINAKAAYFFLQQAGRRLNDDGSIVTIVTALLAAYTDGYSTYAGSKSPVEHFTRAASKEFGVRGINVNNIAPGPMDTPFFYPQETPERVEFHKSQAMYNRLTDITDIAPLAVFLADEGHWINGQTLFANGGYTTR from the coding sequence ATGGGCAAATTGGAAGGTAAGTCTGCAGTGGTAGCTGCCGGGGCGAAGAACCTCGGCGGGTTGATCAGCACGACGTTGGCTTCGAGGGGTGTCAACGTCGCGGTGCACTACAACAGCGCGTCCACCGAGGCCGATGCCGATGCGACCGTGGCGGCCGTACAGGACGCAGGCGTCAAGGCCGTCAAGGTCCAGGGCGACCTGACCGTACCCGCCAATGTCGAGAAGCTCTTCGACGCGGCGGTCGACGCGTTCGGCGGTGTCGACATCGCGATCAACACCGTCGGCAAGGTGCTGCGCAAACCGATCGCCGAAACCACTGAAGCCGAATATGATTCGATGTTCGACATCAACGCCAAGGCCGCCTACTTCTTCCTGCAGCAGGCGGGCAGGCGCCTCAACGACGACGGGTCGATCGTCACGATCGTGACGGCCCTGCTGGCGGCCTACACCGACGGCTACTCCACCTACGCGGGATCCAAGAGCCCGGTCGAACACTTCACCCGTGCGGCGTCGAAGGAGTTCGGCGTGCGCGGGATCAACGTCAACAACATCGCACCCGGGCCGATGGACACCCCGTTCTTCTACCCGCAGGAGACCCCCGAACGCGTCGAGTTCCACAAGTCGCAGGCCATGTACAACCGGTTGACCGACATCACCGACATCGCCCCGCTGGCGGTGTTCCTCGCCGATGAGGGGCACTGGATCAACGGCCAGACGCTGTTCGCCAACGGCGGTTACACCACCCGTTAG
- the acpM gene encoding meromycolate extension acyl carrier protein AcpM, with protein MAATQEEIIAGLAEIIEEVTGIEPSEVTPEKSFVDDLDIDSLSMVEIAVQTEDKYGVKIPDEDLAGLRTVGDVVAYIQKLEEENPEAAAALREKFAADQ; from the coding sequence GTGGCCGCCACCCAGGAAGAAATCATCGCCGGTCTCGCGGAGATCATCGAAGAGGTCACCGGTATCGAGCCGTCCGAGGTCACCCCGGAGAAGAGCTTCGTCGACGACCTGGACATCGACTCGCTGTCGATGGTCGAGATCGCCGTGCAGACCGAGGACAAGTACGGCGTGAAGATCCCCGACGAGGATCTGGCCGGTCTGCGCACCGTGGGCGACGTGGTTGCCTACATCCAGAAGCTCGAGGAAGAGAACCCCGAGGCCGCTGCTGCCCTGCGTGAGAAGTTCGCGGCAGACCAGTGA
- a CDS encoding acyl-CoA carboxylase subunit beta — MTIMAPEAAAESLDPRDPLLRLSTFFDDGSVELLHERDRSGVLAAAGTVNGVRTIAFCTDGTVMGGAMGVEGCAHIVDAYDLAIEEQSPIVGIWHSGGARLAEGVKALHAVGLMFEAMIRASGYIPQISVVVGFAAGGAAYGPALTDVIVMAPDSKVFVTGPDVVRSVTGEDVDMVSLGGPEAHHKKSGVCHIVADDELDAYERGRRLVGLFCQQGHFDRSKAEAGDSDLHALLPESARRAYDVHPLVHALLDEGVPFEEFQAKWAPSIVVGLGRLAGRTVGVIANNPLRLGGCLNSESAEKSARFVRLCDAFGIPLVVIVDVPGYLPGVDQEWGGVVRRGAKLLHAFGESTVPRVTLVTRKIYGGAYIAMNSRSLNATKVFAWPDAEVAVMGAKAAVGILHKKKLAAVEDVAEREALHEQLAVEHERIAGGVDSAIEIGVVDEKIDPSHTRSKLTQALAEAPHRRGRHKNIPL; from the coding sequence ATGACGATCATGGCCCCCGAGGCGGCTGCGGAATCACTCGATCCGCGCGATCCGCTGCTCCGTCTGAGCACGTTCTTCGACGACGGCTCGGTCGAGCTTCTCCACGAGCGTGACCGCTCCGGCGTGCTGGCCGCCGCAGGCACCGTCAACGGTGTGCGCACCATCGCCTTCTGCACCGACGGCACCGTCATGGGCGGCGCCATGGGTGTCGAGGGCTGCGCGCACATCGTCGACGCCTATGACCTCGCCATCGAGGAGCAGAGCCCGATCGTGGGCATCTGGCATTCCGGTGGGGCGCGGCTGGCCGAGGGTGTCAAGGCACTGCATGCGGTCGGCCTGATGTTCGAGGCCATGATCCGGGCGTCGGGTTACATCCCGCAGATCTCGGTGGTGGTCGGGTTCGCCGCGGGCGGCGCCGCCTACGGCCCCGCGCTCACCGACGTCATCGTGATGGCGCCGGACAGCAAGGTGTTCGTCACCGGCCCGGACGTGGTGCGCAGCGTGACCGGCGAGGACGTCGACATGGTGTCCTTGGGCGGCCCGGAAGCACATCACAAGAAGTCCGGTGTGTGCCACATCGTCGCCGACGACGAACTCGACGCCTACGAGCGTGGTCGTCGTCTGGTCGGATTGTTCTGCCAGCAGGGCCATTTCGATCGCAGCAAGGCCGAGGCAGGCGATTCCGACCTGCACGCGCTGCTGCCGGAGTCCGCACGCCGCGCCTACGACGTGCACCCGCTGGTGCACGCGCTGCTCGACGAGGGCGTGCCCTTCGAGGAGTTCCAGGCCAAGTGGGCCCCGTCCATCGTGGTCGGTCTGGGCCGGCTCGCCGGGCGCACCGTCGGCGTCATCGCAAACAACCCGCTGCGTCTGGGTGGTTGCCTGAACTCCGAAAGCGCCGAGAAGTCAGCGCGTTTCGTGCGCCTGTGCGATGCGTTCGGCATCCCGCTGGTGGTCATCGTCGACGTGCCCGGTTACCTGCCCGGTGTGGATCAGGAATGGGGCGGGGTGGTGCGCCGCGGCGCCAAGCTGCTGCACGCGTTCGGTGAGTCGACGGTTCCTCGCGTCACCCTGGTGACCCGCAAGATCTACGGCGGCGCCTACATCGCGATGAACTCGCGGTCGCTGAATGCCACCAAGGTCTTCGCGTGGCCGGACGCCGAGGTCGCCGTCATGGGCGCCAAGGCCGCCGTCGGCATCCTGCACAAGAAGAAGCTGGCCGCGGTCGAGGACGTCGCCGAGCGCGAGGCCCTGCACGAGCAGTTGGCGGTCGAGCACGAAAGGATCGCGGGCGGCGTGGATTCGGCGATCGAGATCGGCGTGGTCGACGAGAAGATCGACCCGTCACACACCCGCAGCAAGCTCACGCAGGCTCTTGCCGAGGCCCCGCACCGCCGCGGTCGCCACAAGAACATCCCGCTGTAA
- the kasB gene encoding 3-oxoacyl-ACP synthase KasB, whose protein sequence is MAALSTGNGLPDVVVTGVAMSTALATDAESTWKKLLDGQSGIRKLTDPFVEQYNLPVRIGGHLLEEFDSELTRVELRRLSYLQKMATVLGRRVWANAGSPEVDARRLMVSMGTGLGSTEELVFAYDGMRAKGLRAVSPLVVQMYMPNGAAAAIGLERQAKAGVCTSISACASGSEAIANAWRNIVLGEADIAICGGVETKIEAVPIAGFAQMRIVLSNSNDDPEGACKPFDKDRNGFVFGEAGALMVIETEEHAKARGANILGRLMGASVTSDGYHIVAPDPNGEQAGYAMTRAIELAGLKPTDIDHVNAHATGTNVGDVAEGKAINNAMGGHKPAVYAPKSALGHSVGAVGAVESILTVLALRDGIIPPTRNLHNLDPEIDLDVVAGEPRQGDYKYAINNSFGFGGHNVALAFGKY, encoded by the coding sequence ATGGCGGCACTGTCCACGGGGAACGGTCTTCCCGACGTGGTCGTCACCGGCGTTGCGATGTCAACGGCGCTGGCGACGGATGCAGAAAGCACCTGGAAGAAGCTGCTCGACGGTCAGAGCGGTATCCGTAAGCTCACGGACCCGTTCGTCGAGCAGTACAACCTGCCGGTTCGCATCGGCGGACATCTCCTGGAGGAGTTCGATTCCGAACTGACCAGGGTCGAACTGCGCCGGTTGTCATATTTGCAGAAGATGGCGACGGTGCTCGGCCGCCGGGTCTGGGCCAATGCCGGCTCCCCGGAGGTCGACGCCCGCCGTCTCATGGTGTCGATGGGCACGGGCCTCGGTTCCACCGAGGAACTCGTGTTCGCCTACGACGGCATGCGGGCCAAGGGTCTGCGCGCGGTGTCCCCGTTGGTCGTGCAGATGTACATGCCCAACGGTGCCGCCGCCGCCATCGGTCTCGAACGTCAGGCCAAGGCCGGTGTGTGCACGTCGATCTCAGCCTGTGCCTCCGGTTCGGAGGCGATCGCCAACGCATGGCGCAACATCGTGCTCGGTGAGGCCGACATCGCCATCTGCGGTGGCGTGGAGACCAAGATCGAAGCCGTGCCGATCGCGGGCTTCGCGCAGATGCGGATCGTGCTGTCCAACAGCAACGACGACCCGGAGGGTGCCTGCAAGCCGTTCGACAAGGACCGCAACGGGTTCGTGTTCGGCGAGGCCGGTGCGCTCATGGTCATCGAGACCGAGGAGCACGCCAAGGCGCGCGGCGCCAACATCCTGGGCCGGCTCATGGGCGCCAGCGTCACCTCGGACGGCTACCACATCGTGGCGCCGGATCCCAACGGTGAGCAGGCCGGCTACGCCATGACCCGCGCGATCGAACTCGCCGGTCTCAAGCCCACCGACATCGACCACGTCAACGCGCATGCGACCGGCACCAACGTCGGCGACGTGGCCGAAGGCAAGGCAATCAACAACGCGATGGGCGGCCACAAGCCTGCGGTGTACGCACCGAAGTCCGCGCTCGGCCACTCGGTCGGCGCGGTGGGCGCGGTCGAATCCATCCTCACGGTCCTGGCGTTGCGGGACGGAATCATCCCGCCGACGCGCAACCTGCACAACCTGGATCCCGAAATCGATCTGGACGTTGTCGCCGGCGAGCCACGGCAGGGCGATTACAAGTACGCGATCAACAATTCGTTCGGATTCGGTGGGCACAACGTCGCGCTCGCCTTCGGAAAGTACTGA
- a CDS encoding PucR family transcriptional regulator, whose protein sequence is MPDNRFVPPKSTVEVLEAVPDSLLRRLKQYSGRLATEAVHAMEQRLPFFAELDASQRASVQLVVQTAVVNFVEWMRNPQSDVGYTAQAFEVVPQDLRRRVALRQSVEMVRTSMEFFEEAVPLLARSEEQLTALTAGILRYSRDLAFAAASAYADQAEARGAWDIRMEANIVDAVVRGDTGAELQSQAAALNWDATAPATVIVGLPRADRIEMARDDVHDVVRRNDRAALSDVHGTWLVTIVSGPLSATDRFLADLMSVFADGPVVIGPTTPTLTAAHRSATEAISGMNAVAGWPSAPRPVSARELLPERALLGDADAVAALETEVMRPLADAGPALTETLDAFLDSGGAIEACARKLFVHPNTVRYRLRRIADFTGRDPALPRDAYVLRVASTVGRLSKHAYQASTTNSAVSVVPTIRPATSSGPRTR, encoded by the coding sequence ATGCCCGACAATCGGTTCGTCCCGCCGAAGTCCACGGTCGAGGTCCTGGAGGCGGTGCCCGACTCGCTGTTGCGCCGCCTGAAGCAGTACTCGGGGCGGTTGGCGACCGAGGCCGTGCACGCCATGGAGCAGCGGCTGCCGTTCTTCGCCGAGCTCGACGCATCGCAGCGGGCCAGCGTGCAGCTGGTGGTGCAGACCGCCGTCGTCAACTTCGTCGAGTGGATGCGCAACCCGCAGAGCGACGTCGGCTACACCGCGCAGGCGTTCGAGGTGGTGCCGCAGGATCTGCGCCGGCGTGTCGCGCTGCGGCAGTCGGTGGAGATGGTGCGCACGTCGATGGAGTTCTTCGAGGAGGCCGTGCCGCTGCTGGCGCGGTCCGAGGAGCAGCTCACCGCGCTGACCGCGGGCATCCTGCGCTACAGCCGGGATCTGGCGTTCGCGGCGGCGAGCGCGTACGCCGATCAGGCCGAGGCCCGCGGCGCGTGGGACATCCGGATGGAGGCCAACATCGTCGACGCGGTGGTCCGTGGCGACACGGGTGCGGAGTTGCAGTCGCAGGCCGCGGCGCTGAACTGGGATGCGACCGCGCCCGCAACGGTGATCGTGGGTTTGCCGCGCGCCGATCGGATCGAGATGGCGCGCGACGACGTGCACGACGTCGTGCGCCGCAACGACCGGGCCGCGCTGTCGGATGTGCACGGCACGTGGCTGGTGACGATCGTGTCGGGCCCGCTGTCGGCGACCGACCGTTTTCTCGCCGACCTGATGTCGGTGTTCGCCGACGGGCCCGTGGTGATCGGGCCCACCACCCCCACCCTGACCGCCGCGCATCGCAGTGCGACAGAAGCGATTTCGGGCATGAACGCGGTCGCCGGGTGGCCGAGCGCGCCGCGTCCGGTGTCGGCCCGCGAGCTGTTGCCCGAGCGGGCGCTGTTGGGTGACGCCGATGCCGTGGCCGCGCTGGAAACCGAGGTGATGCGTCCGCTTGCCGACGCCGGACCGGCGCTCACCGAGACGCTGGATGCGTTTCTCGACTCCGGCGGCGCCATTGAAGCTTGCGCACGCAAATTGTTCGTTCATCCAAATACGGTTCGCTACCGTCTGCGCCGCATCGCGGACTTCACCGGGCGCGATCCGGCGTTGCCCAGGGACGCCTATGTGTTGCGCGTGGCGTCGACCGTGGGACGGCTGAGCAAACACGCGTATCAGGCGAGCACGACAAACAGCGCGGTCAGCGTGGTGCCCACGATTCGTCCGGCGACGTCGAGCGGCCCGAGGACCCGCTGA
- a CDS encoding ACP S-malonyltransferase, translated as MLALLAPGQGSQTPGMLTPWLELPGAADRLAAWSQISSLDLTTLGTTATAEEITDTAVTQPLVVAATLLAHEELTKRGYTAAETIVAGHSVGEIAAYAIAGVISADDAVKLAATRGAEMAKACALEPTGMAAVLGGDEAEVLARLEALDLIPANRNAAGQIVAAGAVAALDKLAEDPPAKARVRKLATAGAFHTHYMASALDGYAAAAQSVTTSEPTATLLSNADGQPVSSAADAMEKLVAQLTKPVRWDLCTATLRDRFQNAESAGIVEFPPAGTLVGIAKRELKGTPTRAIKSPQDLDGLDQL; from the coding sequence GTGCTCGCATTGCTCGCCCCTGGACAGGGCTCGCAGACGCCCGGCATGCTCACCCCCTGGTTGGAGCTGCCAGGTGCCGCCGACCGTCTGGCCGCCTGGTCGCAGATCAGCAGTCTGGACCTGACCACGCTGGGCACCACCGCGACGGCCGAGGAGATCACCGACACCGCGGTGACCCAGCCGCTCGTGGTCGCCGCCACCCTGCTGGCGCACGAAGAACTCACCAAGCGCGGGTACACCGCCGCGGAGACGATTGTCGCAGGCCACTCGGTCGGCGAGATCGCCGCATACGCCATCGCAGGCGTCATCTCCGCCGACGACGCGGTCAAGCTGGCCGCGACCCGCGGCGCCGAGATGGCCAAGGCCTGCGCGCTCGAGCCCACCGGTATGGCCGCGGTGCTCGGCGGCGACGAGGCCGAGGTGCTGGCCCGTCTCGAGGCGCTGGACCTGATCCCGGCCAACCGCAACGCCGCCGGGCAGATCGTCGCCGCAGGCGCGGTCGCGGCCCTCGACAAGCTCGCCGAGGATCCGCCGGCCAAGGCCCGCGTGCGTAAGCTGGCGACGGCCGGGGCGTTCCACACCCACTACATGGCCTCGGCGCTCGACGGTTACGCCGCCGCCGCTCAGTCGGTAACGACCAGCGAGCCGACGGCGACACTACTGTCGAATGCGGATGGTCAGCCGGTGTCGTCGGCCGCCGATGCGATGGAGAAGCTCGTCGCACAACTCACCAAGCCGGTGCGCTGGGATCTGTGCACCGCCACGCTGCGCGATCGCTTCCAGAATGCGGAGTCCGCCGGGATCGTCGAATTCCCGCCGGCAGGCACGCTGGTGGGCATCGCCAAGCGCGAACTGAAGGGCACGCCGACGCGCGCCATCAAGTCCCCACAAGACCTGGACGGTCTGGACCAGCTGTAG